A part of Brachybacterium faecium DSM 4810 genomic DNA contains:
- a CDS encoding dihydroxyacetone kinase (PFAM: Dak1 domain~TIGRFAM: dihydroxyacetone kinase, DhaK subunit) has protein sequence MRRSIVNDPEDLVPEALEGLVLSNPLLLDLDEEHRVVTRRQPARDKVGLVSGGGSGHEPLHAGFVGIGMLDVAVAGAVFASPTALQVLEATKAADAGRGVVQIVKNYTGDVLNFRIAGEISGDDAVETEIVLVDDDLATDTGDGGGPGRRGTAATVIVEKLCGAAAEAGADLAEVAAIGRRAASRARTMSLALSAGTHPGDAEPQFTLDDDEVELGVGIHGERGRDRVPFRDADGLTELLVEPLRKELELHRGDEVLAIVNGLGGTYPLELNLVARALHHHLADAGVAIERSLVGSYVTSLDMHGISITLMPLDDEQRRLWDAPVRTPALTW, from the coding sequence ATGCGTCGCAGCATCGTCAACGATCCCGAGGATCTCGTGCCCGAGGCCCTCGAGGGCCTCGTGCTCAGCAACCCGCTGCTGCTCGATCTCGATGAGGAGCACCGCGTCGTCACCCGCCGGCAGCCCGCCCGTGACAAGGTGGGGCTGGTCTCCGGCGGCGGCTCGGGGCACGAGCCGCTGCACGCCGGATTCGTGGGCATCGGCATGCTCGACGTCGCGGTCGCCGGCGCCGTGTTCGCCAGTCCCACCGCACTGCAGGTCCTCGAGGCCACGAAGGCGGCCGACGCGGGGCGCGGCGTGGTCCAGATCGTCAAGAACTACACCGGTGACGTGCTGAACTTCCGCATCGCCGGGGAGATCAGCGGCGACGACGCGGTGGAGACCGAGATCGTGCTGGTGGACGACGACCTCGCCACCGACACCGGCGACGGCGGCGGCCCCGGACGCCGCGGCACCGCCGCGACCGTCATCGTCGAGAAGCTCTGCGGCGCCGCCGCCGAGGCCGGCGCGGACCTCGCCGAGGTCGCCGCCATCGGCCGCCGCGCCGCCTCCCGCGCCCGCACCATGAGCCTCGCGCTCTCGGCCGGCACCCATCCCGGTGATGCGGAGCCCCAGTTCACCCTCGACGACGACGAGGTGGAGCTCGGTGTGGGCATCCACGGCGAACGCGGCCGCGACCGGGTCCCCTTCCGCGACGCCGACGGCCTCACCGAGCTGCTCGTCGAACCGCTGCGGAAGGAGCTCGAGCTGCATCGCGGCGACGAGGTGCTCGCGATCGTCAACGGCCTGGGCGGCACCTACCCGCTCGAGCTGAACCTGGTGGCGCGCGCCCTGCACCACCACCTGGCTGATGCGGGAGTGGCCATCGAACGCTCCCTCGTCGGCTCCTACGTGACCAGCCTGGACATGCACGGCATCTCGATCACGCTGATGCCGCTGGACGACGAGCAGCGCCGGCTGTGGGACGCTCCCGTCCGCACCCCGGCCCTGACCTGGTGA
- a CDS encoding dihydroxyacetone kinase (PFAM: DAK2 domain) → MTSTTLPEGVGRAFVTTLRETLLGAADALGDLDRRAGDGDFGTNVRTAMKLVAARLDTEEPTSYRGWLTALYMGWLGVGGTSGPLFGMFFRDIAKAAEADGGEGADENAVPSLAQFAEVIAAGQATVQKYGEAEVGDKTMIDALAPAVAALREAVGAGAAAGEALAAAEQAAVEAARATAETTARRGRASYVGDVAKGVIDPGAAAMALVIGAARAAVDGDDVDTAWIG, encoded by the coding sequence ATGACCAGCACCACCCTGCCCGAGGGCGTCGGCCGCGCCTTCGTCACCACGCTCCGCGAGACCCTGCTCGGCGCCGCCGACGCCCTCGGCGACCTGGATCGCCGCGCCGGGGACGGCGACTTCGGCACCAACGTGCGCACTGCCATGAAGCTCGTCGCCGCCCGTCTCGACACCGAGGAGCCCACGAGCTACCGCGGCTGGCTCACCGCGCTGTACATGGGCTGGCTGGGTGTGGGCGGCACCAGCGGGCCGCTGTTCGGCATGTTCTTCCGCGACATCGCGAAGGCGGCCGAGGCTGACGGCGGCGAGGGCGCCGACGAGAACGCCGTGCCCTCCCTCGCCCAGTTCGCCGAAGTTATCGCCGCCGGGCAGGCCACCGTGCAGAAGTACGGCGAGGCGGAGGTGGGGGACAAGACGATGATCGACGCCCTCGCCCCAGCCGTCGCGGCCCTGCGCGAGGCCGTGGGGGCGGGTGCCGCCGCCGGCGAGGCGCTCGCCGCCGCGGAGCAGGCCGCAGTCGAGGCCGCGCGGGCGACGGCGGAGACCACCGCACGACGCGGCCGCGCCAGCTACGTCGGCGACGTCGCCAAGGGTGTGATCGACCCGGGCGCCGCCGCGATGGCGCTCGTGATCGGTGCCGCCCGCGCCGCCGTCGACGGGGACGACGTGGACACCGCCTGGATTGGCTGA
- a CDS encoding predicted dehydrogenase (PFAM: Oxidoreductase family, C-terminal alpha/beta domain; Oxidoreductase family, NAD-binding Rossmann fold): MTTTVPSPVRIGILGGGGIATAHLNAYATVSDRAKVTAIADVDPEALARREAETGAKGYTDFTELVKDENVDAIDICLPHHLHTPAILAAAEAGKHILCEKPLCLTPEEAKQVSEAVQKAGVTLMCAHNQLFMPAVAKAKEILDAGTLGEVYEVRTTDSFYNDFDPDSMGWRANAATSGGGELIDTGYHPTYLMLHLAGAVPTSAFAMLSTHRLKFMEGEDSAQVLVRFDSGAVGQMVTSWAYQAAPGTDRFSVVGEKGSLSSDGSTLRVQVRGEEEQVFEHEQVETFSAEVAHFVDCLLSGERPINTEVEGVSVLGVILAAYESSRTGKMADVIRL; the protein is encoded by the coding sequence ATGACCACGACCGTCCCCTCCCCCGTCCGCATCGGCATCCTGGGCGGCGGCGGCATCGCCACTGCCCACCTCAACGCCTATGCCACCGTCTCCGACCGCGCGAAAGTCACCGCCATCGCCGACGTCGACCCGGAGGCCCTCGCCCGCCGCGAGGCCGAGACCGGCGCGAAGGGCTACACCGACTTCACCGAGCTGGTGAAGGACGAGAACGTCGACGCGATCGACATCTGCCTCCCCCACCACCTGCACACCCCCGCGATCCTGGCGGCCGCCGAGGCGGGCAAGCACATCCTGTGCGAGAAGCCGCTGTGCCTGACCCCCGAGGAGGCGAAGCAGGTCTCCGAGGCCGTGCAGAAGGCGGGCGTGACGCTGATGTGCGCACACAATCAGCTGTTCATGCCGGCCGTCGCGAAGGCGAAGGAGATCCTCGACGCCGGCACGCTGGGCGAGGTGTACGAGGTGCGCACCACCGACTCGTTCTACAACGACTTCGATCCCGATTCGATGGGCTGGCGCGCAAACGCCGCGACTTCCGGCGGCGGCGAGCTGATCGACACCGGCTACCACCCCACGTATCTGATGCTGCATCTCGCCGGCGCGGTCCCCACCAGCGCATTCGCGATGCTGTCCACGCACCGTCTGAAGTTCATGGAGGGCGAGGACTCGGCGCAGGTGCTGGTGCGCTTCGACAGCGGTGCGGTGGGCCAGATGGTGACCTCCTGGGCGTACCAGGCCGCGCCGGGCACGGACCGCTTCTCCGTGGTGGGCGAGAAGGGCTCGCTCAGCTCCGACGGCTCGACCCTGCGGGTGCAGGTGCGGGGCGAGGAGGAGCAGGTCTTCGAGCACGAGCAGGTCGAGACCTTCTCCGCGGAAGTCGCGCACTTCGTGGACTGTCTGCTCAGCGGCGAGCGTCCGATCAACACGGAGGTGGAGGGCGTCAGCGTGCTGGGCGTGATCCTCGCGGCCTACGAGTCCTCGCGCACCGGGAAGATGGCTGACGTCATCCGCCTCTGA
- a CDS encoding predicted dehydrogenase (PFAM: Oxidoreductase family, NAD-binding Rossmann fold; Oxidoreductase family, C-terminal alpha/beta domain) produces the protein MSAPLRIAALSAWHVHAEEYAREAQQNPDTELVAVWDEDAGRGRALAETLGVEFAGDLDALLAREDLDGVTVTTATSAHREVIGKAIAAGKHVFTEKLLAPTVAEGEELIAAAREAGVRLTVSLPRLSHGYALALRRVLEEGTLGRLTYSRVRLAHNGSVADWLPARFYDPAAAIGGAFSDLAAHPAYLTQLILGADVEVRSATYTDMTGRGVEDNAVVTVTGTDGAIGVIETGFVTPASPFSIEVQGTKGSFQHGLGTDGGTSVDTGEGPVALDVPGDGENPFAQWVHAIRSGEETTENLERAQALTTLVVAANAAAI, from the coding sequence ATGTCCGCACCACTACGCATCGCCGCGCTGTCGGCCTGGCACGTCCACGCCGAGGAGTACGCCCGAGAAGCGCAGCAGAATCCCGACACGGAGCTGGTCGCCGTCTGGGACGAGGACGCCGGGCGCGGCCGCGCCCTGGCCGAGACGCTCGGCGTCGAGTTCGCCGGCGATCTCGACGCGCTGCTGGCCCGGGAGGATCTGGACGGCGTCACCGTCACCACCGCCACCAGCGCGCACCGTGAGGTGATCGGGAAGGCGATCGCTGCGGGCAAGCACGTGTTCACCGAGAAGCTGCTGGCCCCCACCGTCGCCGAGGGCGAGGAGCTGATCGCCGCAGCGCGCGAGGCGGGCGTGCGGCTGACCGTGTCCCTGCCCCGCCTGAGCCACGGCTACGCGCTCGCGCTGCGCCGGGTGCTCGAGGAGGGCACGCTCGGGCGGCTGACCTATTCGCGGGTGCGCCTGGCGCACAACGGCTCGGTCGCCGACTGGCTGCCGGCGCGCTTCTACGATCCGGCCGCCGCGATCGGCGGGGCGTTCAGCGACCTCGCCGCCCACCCCGCCTACCTCACCCAGCTGATCCTGGGCGCGGACGTCGAGGTGCGGTCGGCGACGTACACCGACATGACCGGCCGCGGTGTGGAGGACAACGCCGTAGTCACCGTGACCGGCACCGACGGTGCGATTGGCGTGATCGAGACGGGGTTCGTGACCCCCGCGAGCCCGTTCTCGATCGAGGTGCAGGGCACAAAGGGCTCATTTCAGCACGGACTCGGCACCGACGGCGGCACCAGCGTGGACACCGGCGAGGGTCCCGTCGCGCTCGACGTCCCCGGTGACGGGGAGAACCCCTTCGCGCAGTGGGTCCACGCGATCCGCTCCGGTGAGGAGACGACCGAGAACCTCGAACGGGCCCAGGCCCTGACCACCCTGGTGGTCGCCGCGAACGCCGCGGCCATCTGA